In Candidatus Methylomirabilota bacterium, a single genomic region encodes these proteins:
- a CDS encoding DUF3592 domain-containing protein: MRRASSAFYAPPPPRLEALIWAALALGCLILLTLFVSSVRDALSSRAWPSVRARIDEAHVFRGCIGMPRFSTSYHPRLRYSYSVAGQVYQGDRISAGTAYMCGSQAEVQHFVARNYPVGRTVTAFYDPNDPSNSLLKPGVFDPVSIIMAGVLVVGAGYTAHRSHASWRAAKYKRLNSSR; this comes from the coding sequence ATGCGACGTGCCTCGTCCGCGTTCTACGCGCCTCCCCCACCGCGCCTCGAGGCGCTCATTTGGGCGGCCCTCGCCCTCGGCTGCCTAATCCTTTTGACGCTGTTCGTCAGCAGCGTTCGCGACGCGCTAAGCAGCCGAGCGTGGCCGAGCGTTCGGGCGCGAATCGATGAAGCACACGTCTTTCGGGGCTGCATAGGCATGCCGCGCTTTAGTACGTCCTACCACCCGCGGCTTCGCTACAGCTACTCGGTGGCGGGCCAAGTCTATCAAGGCGACCGCATCAGCGCCGGGACCGCCTACATGTGCGGCAGCCAGGCGGAGGTGCAGCACTTCGTGGCGCGCAACTATCCCGTGGGTCGGACCGTTACCGCGTTCTACGACCCGAACGATCCCAGCAACTCGCTTCTCAAGCCGGGAGTCTTCGATCCCGTCTCTATCATCATGGCCGGAGTGCTCGTCGTCGGCGCCGGCTACACGGCGCACCGGTCCCACGCGTCGTGGCGCGCGGCAAAGTATAAACGGTTAAACAGCTCAAGGTGA
- the recR gene encoding recombination mediator RecR: MAYYPEPVARLIDALQRLPGIGPKTAQRLTFFLLKRPADEVRELSESLVAVKDRIVYCRTCFNVTDEDPCRLCADPGRDARLLCVVEEPNDLLAMERTGEYRGRYHVLLGALSPLDGIGPDELKVRELLARVEAGAVEEVILATNPNVEGEATALYLAKLLRPLGLRVTRIARGLPVGGDLEYADQVTLTKALEGRREIS, translated from the coding sequence GTGGCGTACTACCCCGAACCGGTCGCGCGGCTGATCGACGCGCTCCAGCGGCTCCCCGGCATCGGGCCCAAGACGGCGCAGCGTCTCACGTTCTTTCTCCTGAAGCGTCCCGCCGACGAAGTCCGCGAGCTCTCCGAGTCGCTCGTCGCCGTGAAGGACCGGATCGTCTACTGCCGGACGTGCTTCAACGTGACCGACGAGGACCCGTGCCGCCTCTGCGCCGACCCGGGGCGCGACGCGCGGCTGCTCTGCGTCGTCGAGGAGCCGAACGACCTGCTCGCGATGGAGCGCACCGGTGAGTACCGCGGCCGCTACCACGTGCTCCTCGGCGCGCTCTCGCCGCTCGACGGTATCGGCCCCGACGAGCTGAAGGTGCGGGAGCTGCTGGCGCGCGTCGAGGCCGGCGCGGTCGAGGAGGTGATCCTGGCGACCAACCCGAACGTCGAGGGCGAGGCGACCGCGCTCTACCTCGCCAAGCTCTTGCGCCCGCTCGGCCTGCGCGTGACGCGCATCGCGCGCGGCCTGCCCGTCGGCGGCGACCTCGAGTACGCCGACCAGGTGACGCTCACCAAGGCGTTGGAAGGGCGGCGGGAGATCAGCTAG
- the tadA gene encoding tRNA adenosine(34) deaminase TadA — protein MSTDEAFMRLALDEARRGLEAGEVPVGAAVVRDGAVLAHAHNAPIGLADPTAHAEILALREAGRTLGNYRLAGATLYVTVEPCPMCCGAALHARVARVVYGALDPKAGAVESVYRLLDDGRLNHRVEATGGVLAGECGAMLRRFFEAKRQ, from the coding sequence TTGTCAACCGACGAAGCGTTCATGCGCCTGGCGCTCGACGAGGCGCGGCGCGGGCTCGAGGCCGGCGAGGTCCCGGTGGGGGCCGCGGTCGTGCGCGACGGCGCCGTCCTGGCGCACGCCCACAACGCGCCGATCGGGCTCGCCGATCCCACCGCCCACGCCGAGATCCTGGCGCTGCGCGAGGCGGGCCGGACGCTCGGCAACTACCGCCTGGCGGGCGCGACGCTCTACGTGACCGTCGAGCCGTGCCCGATGTGCTGCGGCGCCGCGCTCCACGCGCGCGTCGCGCGTGTGGTGTACGGCGCCCTGGATCCGAAGGCGGGCGCGGTCGAGTCGGTCTATCGGCTCCTCGACGACGGCCGGCTCAACCATCGCGTCGAGGCGACGGGCGGCGTGCTCGCGGGCGAGTGCGGCGCGATGCTCCGGCGGTTCTTCGAAGCGAAGCGGCAATGA
- a CDS encoding YbaB/EbfC family nucleoid-associated protein, with translation MKEAQKLQQQMAAMQEEVGRKKVEATAGGGMVTVEANGKQEILSIKIDPEVVSKDDVQMLEDLVLAACNEALRKSRELVQQELGKLTGGLKIPGLGM, from the coding sequence ATGAAGGAAGCGCAGAAGCTCCAGCAGCAGATGGCCGCCATGCAGGAGGAAGTCGGCCGGAAGAAGGTGGAGGCCACGGCGGGCGGCGGCATGGTGACGGTCGAGGCCAACGGCAAGCAGGAGATCCTGTCGATCAAGATCGACCCCGAGGTCGTGAGCAAGGACGACGTCCAGATGCTCGAGGACCTCGTGCTCGCCGCCTGCAACGAGGCGCTCCGGAAGTCGCGCGAGCTCGTGCAGCAGGAGCTCGGCAAGCTGACCGGGGGACTCAAGATCCCCGGCCTGGGCATGTAG
- the dnaX gene encoding DNA polymerase III subunit gamma/tau, which produces MSYQVLARKWRPQTFDAVVGQDAITRTLGNALASGRIAHAYLFAGPRGVGKTTTARLLARALLCSARTGAEPCGACAVCREAQAGTLVDVIEIDGASNRGIEEIRTLRENVKYAPARGRYKVYIIDEVHQLTEAAFNALLKTLEEPPSHVVFVLATTDPRDIPATVLSRVQRFDFRPIAPDALTRTLERILGEEKVPFEPAALPVIVRAAEGSLRDALSLADTAIAYGAGRLEAAPVAELLGATAPAAVGAFAAALVAHDTGPALEAIDRAARDGEDLQAFARDVVELLRRALVLKAAPTAKLADLTHQEGNELRKLGEASSLDELLYVLRAFLEADALMRESPHPRVELEIATVRATRRPVPQALDDVLRRVDEAQALLRQQAVAAGPVGARPAQASLLPEAAPAAARPAPEPRRAPLPPQAPPARPAAPPQAAVPAARPAPPPDAELGTAWERVVDEVTKKKPMLGALLAQAQPGGVSEGALTIVLTGNHFHREMLADSANRDLIVQAVRRYVPGAERITVQAGGTGPGGVAEHPAVQAALAEFQGEVVAVRPRLPEGEGQ; this is translated from the coding sequence TTGAGTTACCAGGTCCTCGCGCGGAAGTGGCGGCCGCAGACGTTCGACGCGGTCGTCGGCCAGGACGCGATCACGCGGACGCTCGGGAACGCGCTCGCCTCCGGCCGCATCGCCCACGCCTATCTCTTCGCCGGCCCCCGCGGCGTCGGCAAGACCACGACGGCGCGCCTGCTGGCGCGGGCGCTCCTCTGTTCCGCGCGCACGGGCGCCGAGCCGTGCGGCGCGTGCGCGGTCTGCCGCGAGGCGCAGGCGGGGACGCTCGTGGACGTGATCGAGATCGACGGCGCCTCGAACCGCGGCATCGAGGAGATCCGCACGCTCCGCGAGAACGTGAAATACGCGCCGGCGCGCGGCCGCTACAAGGTCTACATCATCGACGAGGTCCACCAGCTCACCGAGGCCGCCTTCAACGCGCTGCTGAAGACGCTCGAGGAGCCGCCGAGCCACGTCGTGTTCGTGCTGGCGACGACCGACCCGCGCGACATCCCGGCGACGGTCCTCTCGCGCGTGCAGCGCTTCGACTTCCGGCCGATCGCCCCCGACGCGCTCACGCGCACCCTCGAGCGGATCCTGGGCGAGGAGAAGGTGCCGTTCGAGCCCGCGGCGCTGCCCGTGATCGTCCGCGCCGCGGAGGGCTCGCTGCGCGACGCGCTCTCGCTCGCCGACACCGCGATCGCCTACGGCGCGGGCCGGCTCGAGGCGGCGCCCGTCGCCGAGCTCCTCGGCGCCACGGCGCCCGCGGCCGTCGGCGCCTTCGCCGCGGCGCTCGTCGCGCACGACACGGGGCCGGCGCTCGAGGCGATCGACCGCGCGGCGCGCGACGGCGAGGACCTCCAGGCGTTCGCGCGCGACGTCGTCGAGCTCCTGCGCCGGGCGCTCGTGCTCAAGGCCGCGCCGACCGCCAAGCTCGCGGATCTCACGCACCAGGAGGGCAACGAGCTCAGGAAGCTCGGCGAGGCGTCGTCGCTCGACGAGCTCCTGTACGTCCTGCGCGCCTTTCTCGAGGCCGACGCGCTCATGCGCGAGTCGCCGCACCCGCGCGTCGAGCTGGAGATCGCGACCGTGCGCGCCACGCGGCGGCCGGTCCCGCAGGCGCTCGACGACGTGCTCCGCCGCGTGGACGAGGCGCAGGCGCTGCTCCGCCAGCAGGCCGTGGCGGCGGGCCCGGTGGGCGCGCGGCCCGCCCAGGCGAGCCTGCTGCCGGAGGCGGCGCCGGCCGCGGCGCGCCCGGCCCCCGAGCCGCGCCGCGCCCCGCTCCCGCCGCAGGCGCCGCCCGCGCGCCCCGCGGCGCCGCCCCAGGCCGCCGTCCCCGCGGCGCGGCCCGCTCCGCCGCCGGACGCCGAGCTCGGCACCGCCTGGGAGCGCGTCGTGGACGAGGTCACGAAGAAGAAGCCGATGCTCGGCGCCCTGCTCGCCCAGGCCCAGCCCGGGGGCGTGAGCGAGGGCGCGCTCACGATCGTCCTGACCGGAAACCACTTCCACCGTGAGATGCTGGCGGACAGCGCGAACCGCGACCTGATCGTGCAGGCGGTCCGGCGTTACGTGCCCGGCGCCGAGCGCATCACCGTCCAGGCGGGCGGCACGGGACCCGGCGGCGTGGCCGAGCACCCCGCGGTCCAGGCGGCGCTCGCCGAGTTCCAGGGTGAGGTGGTCGCGGTGCGGCCGCGCCTGCCGGAAGGAGAAGGCCAGTGA
- a CDS encoding ABC transporter permease: MFQYTVSRVLWLVPTLLAMALVTFLVMHATPGSPLDPVAEGANPLSPEAQKNLAAVYGLDKPLPEQFLIFLGKVVRGDFGMSFVYKTRTVTEILRETFPISLLLGTMALAIAITGGLMLGILAAVYQNRMWDYVSVTLATVGVAVPNFVLAVFLIILFSFVVPLFPTGGWDSPRDWVLPTVTLALAPMGIIARFTRASMLEVIRADYTLTARAKGLGEGPVIFKHALKNAFIPVVTLLGPMFAAVGTGSFFVESIFRVPGMGRFFVLSMTGRDYPMIMAVVLTYGAFLAVMNLVVDLLYGTLDPRIRY; the protein is encoded by the coding sequence TTGTTCCAGTACACCGTCTCGCGCGTCCTGTGGCTCGTGCCGACGCTCCTCGCGATGGCGCTCGTGACCTTCCTGGTCATGCACGCCACGCCGGGCAGCCCGCTCGATCCCGTGGCCGAGGGCGCGAACCCGCTCTCGCCCGAGGCGCAGAAGAACCTCGCCGCGGTCTATGGCCTCGACAAGCCGCTCCCCGAGCAGTTCCTGATCTTCCTCGGCAAGGTCGTGCGCGGCGACTTCGGGATGTCGTTCGTCTACAAGACCCGGACGGTGACCGAGATCCTCCGCGAGACCTTCCCGATCTCGCTGCTGCTCGGGACCATGGCGCTGGCGATCGCGATCACGGGCGGGCTCATGCTCGGGATCCTCGCCGCCGTCTATCAGAACCGCATGTGGGACTACGTCTCGGTCACGCTCGCGACGGTCGGCGTGGCCGTCCCGAACTTCGTCCTGGCGGTGTTCCTCATCATCCTCTTCTCGTTCGTCGTGCCGTTGTTCCCGACGGGCGGCTGGGACTCGCCGCGCGACTGGGTGCTTCCGACCGTCACGCTGGCGCTCGCGCCGATGGGGATCATCGCGCGCTTCACGCGCGCCTCGATGCTCGAGGTGATCCGCGCGGACTACACGCTGACCGCGCGCGCCAAGGGCCTGGGTGAGGGCCCCGTCATCTTCAAGCACGCGCTGAAGAACGCTTTCATTCCGGTCGTGACGCTGCTGGGACCGATGTTCGCCGCGGTCGGCACCGGCTCCTTCTTCGTCGAGTCGATCTTCCGCGTGCCCGGCATGGGCAGGTTCTTCGTCCTCTCGATGACCGGCCGCGATTACCCGATGATCATGGCCGTCGTCCTCACCTACGGCGCGTTCCTCGCCGTCATGAACCTCGTCGTGGACCTGCTCTATGGCACTCTCGACCCCCGCATCCGGTACTAA
- a CDS encoding ABC transporter permease, producing the protein MRAAASVTRPTSLARDAVRRLLRNRLAMAGGVVIVLLCLIAIFADVLTPLPYTKTNFGRLNEAPSRDYPLGTDQLGRDLLSRMIYGARVSMLVGLGAQVIVVLIGVPIGALSGYLGGRVDLVLTRFVDVMYAFPRLLFVILVMSMLGAGLTNIFIAIGFTGWVGIARQTRAQVLTIKEKEFVDGARALGAGFGRLLVRHVLPNALTPIVVSVTFGIPEAIFTEAALSFIGVGINPPTPSWGQMVGEGQQYIRSYWHLCVFPSIAIAVTMLAFTFFGDGVRDALDPKLK; encoded by the coding sequence GTGCGGGCCGCGGCGTCCGTGACGCGGCCGACGAGCCTCGCGCGCGACGCGGTCAGGCGCCTGCTCCGGAACCGCCTCGCGATGGCCGGGGGCGTCGTCATCGTCCTGCTCTGCCTCATCGCGATCTTTGCCGACGTGCTCACGCCGCTGCCGTACACCAAGACGAACTTCGGCCGGCTCAACGAGGCGCCCTCGCGCGACTATCCGCTCGGCACCGACCAGCTCGGCCGCGATCTCCTCTCGCGGATGATTTACGGCGCGCGCGTCTCGATGCTCGTGGGGCTCGGCGCGCAGGTGATCGTCGTCCTCATCGGCGTGCCCATCGGAGCGCTCTCCGGCTACCTCGGCGGACGCGTGGACCTCGTCCTCACCCGCTTCGTCGACGTGATGTACGCCTTCCCTCGGCTCCTCTTCGTGATCCTCGTCATGTCCATGCTGGGCGCTGGCCTCACGAACATCTTCATCGCGATCGGCTTCACCGGCTGGGTCGGGATCGCACGCCAGACGCGCGCCCAGGTGCTGACGATCAAGGAGAAGGAGTTCGTGGACGGCGCGCGAGCGCTGGGCGCCGGATTCGGCCGGCTGCTTGTGCGCCACGTCCTGCCGAACGCGCTGACGCCGATCGTCGTGTCGGTGACCTTCGGGATCCCGGAGGCGATCTTCACCGAGGCCGCGCTCTCGTTCATCGGCGTCGGGATCAACCCGCCGACGCCCTCGTGGGGCCAGATGGTCGGCGAGGGCCAGCAATACATCCGCTCCTACTGGCATCTCTGCGTGTTCCCGTCGATCGCGATCGCCGTCACCATGCTGGCGTTCACCTTCTTCGGCGACGGCGTCCGCGACGCGCTCGACCCGAAGCTCAAGTGA